The Pseudomonas kermanshahensis genome includes a window with the following:
- a CDS encoding ABC transporter permease — MSVELRTNWVALNTIVYREVRRFLRIWPQTLLPPAITMVLYFVIFGNLIGRQIGDMGGFTYMQYIVPGLIMMSVITNSYGNVVSSFFGSKFQRSIEELMVSPVSPHTILVGYVLGGVLRGLAVGVIVTILSMFFTDLQVHHLGVTVVVVLLTATIFSLLGFVNAVFARNFDDISIIPTFVLTPLTYLGGVFYSINLLPPFWQTVSLANPVLHMVNSFRYGILGVSDISIGTAITFMLVATAVLYTLCIRLLVSGRGMRA, encoded by the coding sequence ATGAGTGTGGAACTGCGCACCAACTGGGTCGCCCTGAACACCATCGTCTACCGCGAAGTGCGGCGCTTCCTGCGTATCTGGCCGCAGACCCTGCTGCCGCCAGCGATCACCATGGTTTTGTACTTTGTCATCTTCGGTAACCTGATCGGCCGGCAGATCGGCGACATGGGCGGCTTCACCTACATGCAGTACATCGTGCCGGGGCTGATCATGATGTCGGTGATCACCAACTCCTACGGTAACGTGGTGTCGAGCTTCTTCGGTAGCAAGTTCCAGCGCTCCATCGAGGAGCTGATGGTGTCCCCGGTGTCGCCACACACCATTCTCGTGGGGTATGTGTTGGGTGGCGTGCTGCGGGGTTTGGCGGTCGGGGTGATCGTCACCATCCTGTCGATGTTCTTCACCGACCTGCAGGTGCATCACCTGGGTGTGACCGTGGTCGTTGTACTGCTGACGGCCACCATTTTCTCGTTACTGGGCTTCGTCAACGCGGTGTTCGCGCGCAACTTCGACGATATCTCGATCATCCCTACCTTCGTGCTGACGCCGCTGACTTACCTGGGCGGGGTGTTCTACTCGATCAACCTGCTGCCGCCGTTCTGGCAGACCGTGTCACTGGCCAACCCGGTGCTGCACATGGTGAACTCGTTCCGCTACGGCATCCTAGGGGTGTCGGATATCAGTATCGGGACGGCGATCACCTTTATGTTGGTGGCTACCGCAGTGCTGTACACCCTGTGCATCCGCCTGCTGGTCAGCGGCCGCGGCATGCGCGCCTGA
- a CDS encoding DUF2062 domain-containing protein, with the protein MPRRLFKRYMPDPTSIREHKSLRFFGTLLHDPNLWHLNRHSVARAMGVGLFAALIPIPMQMLLAAALAIPVRGNLPIAVSLVWLTNPLTMPPVFFVTYMTGAWLLQIPPRTLPDDLTFEWITDQLSTLWQPFLLGSVVCGVVLGILAYFTTLLYWRWWVGRQWRRRKLKGSGAHAAAADQQADAQGVQHCGSHQHKGDRRPDTDIRHP; encoded by the coding sequence ATGCCGCGCCGACTTTTCAAACGCTACATGCCGGATCCGACCAGCATTCGGGAACACAAGTCCTTACGCTTTTTCGGCACGTTGCTGCACGACCCGAACCTCTGGCACCTGAACCGGCACTCGGTGGCCCGGGCCATGGGCGTGGGCCTATTCGCGGCGCTTATCCCCATCCCCATGCAGATGCTGCTGGCCGCTGCGCTGGCGATCCCGGTGCGCGGCAACCTGCCGATCGCGGTCAGCCTGGTGTGGCTGACCAACCCGTTGACCATGCCTCCGGTGTTCTTCGTTACCTACATGACCGGCGCCTGGCTGCTGCAGATCCCACCCCGCACCCTGCCCGACGACCTGACCTTCGAATGGATCACCGACCAGCTGTCGACCCTGTGGCAACCCTTCCTGCTCGGCTCGGTGGTGTGTGGGGTGGTGCTGGGCATCCTCGCCTACTTCACCACCTTGCTGTACTGGCGTTGGTGGGTGGGCCGGCAGTGGCGCCGGCGCAAACTCAAAGGCTCAGGCGCGCATGCCGCGGCCGCTGACCAGCAGGCGGATGCACAGGGTGTACAGCACTGCGGTAGCCACCAACATAAAGGTGATCGCCGTCCCGATACTGATATCCGACACCCCTAG
- a CDS encoding DNA internalization-related competence protein ComEC/Rec2, protein MRTGMFALALGLLCLGFLPVLPSVGWLLLLFVAGVASLFTRCWPVGCFLLGLCWACGSAQRALDDRLAPELDGRTLWLEGKVVGLPSSTPHGVRFELEQPHSRRGELPRRLQLSWFNGPAVRAGEQWRLAVTLQRPAGLLNPHGPDREAQLLARRVGATGTVKAGQVLSAVAGSWRDELRQRLLAVEANGRQAALVALVLGDGAGLAREDWQTLQATGTVHLLVISGQHIGLVAGLLYGLVAGLARWGLWPARLPWLPSACGLAMTAALAYGWLAGGGVPVQRACLMLAVVLLWRLRFRHLGATLPLLLALVAVLLFEPLAALLPGFWLSFAAVATLIYCFSARLGGWRPWQAWTRAQWVIAIGLLPVLLATGLPVSLSAPLANLLAVPWVSLAVLPLALLGTLLLPVVGVGEALLWLAGGLLEVLFSVLALAASWRPAWVPPALPLWAWLVVCLGALLVLLPRGVPLRGLGGLMLLALWVPRESVPLGQVEVWQLDVGQGLAVLLRTRHHSLLYDAGPAKGEYDAGERVVLPTLRKLGVSHLDAMLISHAHADHAGGALAIAQGIPVTRVLGGEGLEGLGLQPCVTGEQWEWDGVRFSLWHWAEGQSSNDRSCVLLVEAQGERLLLAGDLEAAAERAWLASTETPRIDWLQSPHHGSRSSSTEAFIRATAPRGVLISRGRNNGFGHPHAQVLERYRRHGLAIHDTAVEGALRLVLGGQGDVEGVRAQRRFWREAGSG, encoded by the coding sequence ATGCGCACAGGGATGTTTGCGCTCGCGCTCGGGCTGCTCTGCCTGGGCTTTCTCCCCGTATTGCCATCGGTCGGATGGCTACTTCTGCTGTTTGTCGCTGGTGTTGCCAGCCTGTTCACGCGGTGTTGGCCAGTGGGCTGTTTTCTGTTGGGCCTGTGCTGGGCGTGCGGGTCGGCCCAGCGAGCGCTGGATGATCGACTCGCGCCTGAACTGGATGGCCGCACGTTGTGGCTGGAGGGCAAGGTTGTCGGGCTGCCGAGCAGTACCCCGCATGGCGTGCGCTTCGAACTGGAGCAGCCCCACTCAAGGCGTGGCGAACTGCCGCGGCGCTTGCAGCTGAGCTGGTTCAACGGGCCGGCTGTGCGTGCGGGCGAACAGTGGCGGTTGGCTGTGACCCTGCAGCGGCCTGCCGGGCTGCTCAACCCCCATGGGCCTGATCGAGAGGCACAATTGCTGGCTCGGCGGGTGGGGGCTACCGGCACGGTCAAGGCCGGGCAGGTATTGAGCGCTGTCGCGGGCAGCTGGCGAGACGAACTGCGGCAACGGTTGTTGGCGGTCGAGGCCAATGGCCGGCAAGCGGCGTTGGTGGCCTTGGTGCTGGGCGACGGTGCGGGCCTGGCCCGCGAGGACTGGCAGACGCTGCAGGCCACAGGCACGGTGCACCTGCTGGTGATTTCCGGGCAGCACATCGGCCTGGTGGCAGGTTTGCTCTATGGCCTAGTCGCCGGGCTGGCACGCTGGGGCCTATGGCCCGCACGGCTGCCCTGGCTGCCTTCGGCCTGCGGCCTGGCGATGACCGCAGCGCTGGCCTACGGCTGGCTTGCCGGTGGCGGTGTGCCGGTGCAGCGGGCCTGCCTGATGCTGGCGGTAGTGTTGCTTTGGCGTCTGCGCTTTCGTCACCTTGGCGCGACGCTGCCATTGTTGCTGGCGCTGGTCGCGGTGCTGTTGTTCGAACCCTTGGCGGCGCTGTTGCCGGGGTTCTGGCTGTCGTTTGCCGCCGTGGCGACCTTGATCTACTGCTTCAGTGCCCGCTTGGGCGGCTGGCGGCCCTGGCAGGCCTGGACGCGTGCGCAGTGGGTGATCGCCATCGGCTTGCTGCCGGTGCTGCTGGCCACTGGCTTGCCAGTGAGCCTGAGTGCGCCCCTGGCCAACTTGCTGGCGGTGCCGTGGGTCAGCCTTGCAGTGTTGCCATTGGCTTTGCTGGGCACGCTGCTGTTGCCCGTGGTGGGTGTCGGCGAAGCGTTGCTGTGGCTCGCCGGGGGCTTGCTGGAGGTGCTGTTCAGCGTTTTGGCCCTGGCCGCGAGCTGGCGCCCGGCGTGGGTGCCGCCGGCCTTGCCGCTTTGGGCTTGGTTAGTGGTGTGCCTGGGGGCGTTGCTGGTGCTGCTACCCCGTGGCGTGCCCTTGCGGGGGTTGGGCGGGCTCATGCTGCTGGCGTTATGGGTGCCCCGCGAGTCGGTGCCCTTGGGGCAGGTAGAAGTCTGGCAGTTGGACGTCGGCCAGGGGCTCGCGGTGCTGCTGCGTACCCGCCATCACAGCCTGCTCTACGATGCGGGGCCAGCAAAAGGGGAGTACGACGCGGGGGAGCGGGTGGTGCTGCCGACCCTGCGCAAGCTGGGCGTAAGCCACTTGGATGCGATGCTGATCAGCCACGCCCATGCCGACCATGCCGGGGGCGCGCTGGCCATTGCGCAGGGCATCCCGGTCACGCGGGTGCTCGGCGGCGAGGGGCTGGAGGGCCTTGGGCTGCAGCCGTGTGTCACGGGTGAGCAGTGGGAGTGGGATGGCGTGCGTTTTTCCCTGTGGCATTGGGCTGAAGGGCAGAGCAGCAACGACCGCTCATGCGTGCTGCTGGTCGAGGCGCAAGGGGAGCGCTTGCTGTTGGCAGGCGATTTGGAAGCCGCTGCCGAACGGGCCTGGCTGGCATCCACTGAAACACCCCGTATCGATTGGCTGCAGTCCCCGCACCATGGCAGCCGCAGTTCATCCACCGAGGCATTCATCCGCGCCACGGCGCCACGTGGGGTGCTGATTTCGCGGGGGCGCAACAATGGTTTTGGGCATCCGCATGCCCAGGTGCTTGAGCGCTATCGGCGGCATGGGCTGGCGATTCATGATACAGCGGTGGAGGGCGCGTTGCGCTTGGTGCTGGGGGGGCAGGGTGACGTTGAGGGTGTACGGGCGCAGCGGCGCTTCTGGCGTGAAGCGGGCAGTGGCTGA
- a CDS encoding MotA/TolQ/ExbB proton channel family protein — translation MWELVKSGGWMMLPIILSSIVAMAIVVERLWTLRASRVTPPHLLGQVWMWIKDKQLTSDKLKALRADSPLGEILAAGLANSRHGREIMKECIEEAASRVIHELERYISTLGTIAAMAPLLGLLGTVLGMIDIFSAFMGSQMTANAAVLAGGISKALVTTAAGLMVGIPAVFFHRFLLRRIDELVVGMEQEAIKLVEVIQGDREVEVAGGKA, via the coding sequence GTGTGGGAATTGGTCAAGTCCGGTGGTTGGATGATGCTGCCGATCATTCTGAGTTCCATCGTTGCCATGGCTATCGTCGTCGAGCGCCTGTGGACCCTGCGCGCCAGTCGCGTGACCCCGCCACACCTGCTGGGCCAGGTCTGGATGTGGATCAAGGACAAGCAACTCACCAGTGACAAGCTCAAGGCCCTGCGCGCCGATTCGCCGCTGGGCGAAATCCTTGCCGCAGGCCTTGCCAACTCGCGCCATGGCCGCGAAATCATGAAAGAGTGCATCGAGGAGGCCGCATCGCGCGTCATCCACGAGCTGGAGCGCTATATCAGCACTCTTGGCACCATTGCCGCGATGGCCCCGTTGCTGGGCCTGCTGGGCACCGTGCTGGGCATGATCGACATTTTCAGCGCCTTCATGGGCTCGCAGATGACTGCCAACGCTGCCGTATTGGCCGGGGGTATTTCCAAGGCCCTGGTCACCACCGCAGCGGGCTTGATGGTCGGTATCCCGGCGGTGTTCTTCCACCGTTTCCTGCTGCGTCGCATCGATGAGCTGGTGGTTGGCATGGAACAAGAGGCGATCAAGCTGGTGGAAGTGATCCAGGGCGACCGTGAAGTCGAAGTGGCCGGAGGCAAGGCGTGA
- a CDS encoding ExbD/TolR family protein, with product MKFRRNRQRENVDINLASLIDVVFVLLLFFVVTTTFTRETQLRVELPEAASAEKPPADERKLVEVTISAEGVYSVNNNLLPKSDLATLSEAIERESGGDHTLPLAISADGKTPHQAVVTAMDAAGKLGFSQLRMTTVEAAQGTP from the coding sequence GTGAAGTTTCGGCGCAACCGCCAGCGGGAAAACGTCGACATCAACCTGGCGTCGCTGATCGACGTGGTGTTCGTCCTGTTGCTGTTCTTCGTGGTCACCACCACCTTCACCCGCGAGACGCAACTGCGCGTCGAACTGCCCGAGGCCGCCAGCGCCGAGAAGCCGCCTGCCGATGAGCGCAAACTGGTGGAAGTCACCATCAGCGCCGAGGGCGTGTATTCGGTCAACAACAACCTGCTGCCCAAAAGCGACCTGGCCACCTTGAGCGAGGCCATCGAGCGTGAGTCGGGCGGTGATCACACGTTACCGCTGGCGATCAGCGCTGACGGCAAGACACCGCACCAGGCCGTGGTGACCGCGATGGATGCGGCCGGCAAGCTCGGTTTCAGCCAGTTGCGCATGACCACCGTCGAGGCGGCCCAGGGGACGCCTTGA
- the lpxK gene encoding tetraacyldisaccharide 4'-kinase — translation MAFADRLLAAWYAGHPALALLRPLEALYRRVVTRKRARFLSGESASYRAPVPVIVVGNITVGGTGKTPMILWLIEHCRRQGLKVGVVSRGYGAKPAHLPWHVEADQRADQAGDEPLLIVQRTGVPLMIDPDRSRAVQALLASEPLDLVLCDDGMQHYRLARDLELVLIDAARGLGNGRCLPAGPLREPAERLQEADAVLFNGASADSPAGFAFSLQPSALVNVRSGERRGLDLLPPGQRLHAVAGIGNPQRFFNTLQGLNWQPVPHPFADHAQFSAERLSFTPPLPLVMTEKDAVKCRAFAADDWWYLAVEAQPSPAFSAWFDSQLQRLLPGHPTP, via the coding sequence ATGGCCTTTGCCGACCGTTTGCTCGCCGCCTGGTACGCCGGGCACCCGGCCCTGGCGCTGCTGCGCCCGCTTGAAGCCCTGTACCGACGCGTGGTGACGCGCAAGCGTGCGCGGTTTCTCAGCGGCGAAAGCGCCAGCTACCGCGCGCCGGTGCCGGTGATCGTGGTGGGCAACATTACCGTGGGTGGCACTGGCAAGACGCCGATGATCCTCTGGCTGATCGAGCATTGCCGCCGGCAGGGGCTCAAGGTCGGTGTGGTCAGCCGCGGTTATGGCGCCAAGCCAGCTCACCTGCCTTGGCACGTTGAGGCCGACCAGCGTGCCGACCAGGCTGGTGACGAGCCGCTGTTGATCGTCCAGCGCACGGGCGTACCGCTGATGATCGACCCCGACCGCTCGCGTGCGGTGCAGGCGCTGCTGGCCAGTGAGCCGCTTGACCTGGTTTTGTGCGATGACGGCATGCAGCACTACCGCCTGGCGCGAGACTTGGAGCTGGTGCTGATCGACGCCGCCCGTGGCCTGGGCAATGGCCGCTGCCTGCCCGCGGGGCCGCTGCGCGAGCCGGCCGAGCGCCTGCAAGAAGCCGACGCGGTGCTGTTCAACGGTGCCAGCGCCGACTCACCCGCGGGCTTTGCCTTCAGCTTGCAGCCCTCGGCACTGGTCAACGTGCGCAGCGGTGAGCGACGTGGCCTCGATCTGCTCCCGCCTGGCCAGCGCCTGCATGCGGTGGCGGGCATCGGTAACCCGCAACGTTTCTTCAATACCCTGCAAGGGCTAAACTGGCAGCCAGTGCCGCACCCGTTCGCCGACCACGCGCAGTTCAGCGCCGAGCGCCTGTCGTTCACGCCGCCGTTGCCGTTGGTGATGACCGAGAAAGATGCGGTCAAATGCCGTGCCTTCGCCGCTGACGACTGGTGGTACCTGGCCGTCGAGGCGCAGCCGTCGCCTGCCTTCAGCGCCTGGTTCGACAGCCAGTTGCAGCGCCTGCTGCCTGGGCACCCAACGCCCTGA
- a CDS encoding Trm112 family protein has product MDTKLLDILACPITKGPLKLSADKTELISKGAGLAYPIRDGIPVMLESEARTLTDDERLDK; this is encoded by the coding sequence ATGGACACCAAACTGCTCGATATCCTGGCCTGCCCGATCACCAAGGGCCCGCTCAAGCTCAGCGCCGACAAGACCGAGCTGATCAGCAAGGGCGCGGGCCTGGCTTACCCGATTCGCGACGGCATCCCGGTGATGCTGGAAAGCGAAGCGCGTACCTTGACCGACGATGAGCGCCTGGACAAATGA
- the kdsB gene encoding 3-deoxy-manno-octulosonate cytidylyltransferase, with the protein MSLDYTVVIPARLRSSRLPGKPLALIAGKPMVQHVWEQARKSAASRVVIATDDASIVEACQAFGAEVLLTRADHESGTDRLAEVAAHLGLPADAIVVNVQGDEPLIPPVIIDQVAANLAAHPEAGIATLAEPIHEPQVVFNPNAVKVVCDKNGLALSFSRAPLPWARDAFAANREQLPEGVPYRRHIGMYAYRVGFLQDFVGWGPCWLEQTEALEQLRALWHGVRIHVEDALEAPAVGVDTPEDLERVRRLLEA; encoded by the coding sequence ATGAGCCTGGACTACACGGTAGTGATCCCCGCCCGCCTGCGCTCTTCGCGCCTGCCGGGCAAGCCGCTGGCGCTGATCGCCGGTAAGCCGATGGTCCAGCACGTGTGGGAACAGGCGCGCAAGAGCGCGGCCAGCCGTGTGGTCATCGCCACGGATGACGCCAGCATCGTCGAGGCCTGCCAGGCATTTGGCGCCGAAGTGCTGCTGACTCGCGCCGACCATGAATCCGGTACCGACCGCCTGGCCGAAGTGGCGGCACACCTCGGGCTGCCCGCCGACGCCATCGTGGTCAACGTGCAGGGCGACGAGCCGCTGATTCCGCCGGTCATCATCGACCAGGTGGCGGCCAACCTGGCGGCCCACCCGGAAGCCGGTATCGCCACCTTGGCCGAGCCGATCCACGAGCCACAGGTGGTGTTCAACCCTAATGCGGTCAAGGTGGTCTGCGACAAGAACGGCCTGGCCCTGAGCTTCAGCCGTGCGCCGCTGCCCTGGGCGCGTGATGCCTTCGCCGCCAACCGCGAGCAACTGCCGGAAGGCGTGCCTTATCGTCGCCACATCGGCATGTATGCCTACCGCGTGGGCTTCCTTCAGGACTTCGTCGGTTGGGGGCCGTGCTGGCTCGAGCAAACCGAAGCCTTGGAGCAATTGCGTGCCTTGTGGCATGGCGTGCGCATTCATGTCGAAGACGCCCTCGAGGCACCCGCGGTGGGTGTCGATACCCCTGAAGACCTGGAGCGCGTACGGCGCTTGCTGGAGGCTTGA
- a CDS encoding low molecular weight protein-tyrosine-phosphatase, with protein sequence MRVLFVCLGNICRSPTAEGVLRHQLQAAGLAEQVHVASAGTGDWHVGKAPDSRTCKAALARGYDLSQQRAQQVNVAHFAEYDLILAMDESNLSHLRALRPQSAPGELDLFLRRYGAKLDEVPDPYYGGAEGFEQVLDLIEEACEALVVEIKGRL encoded by the coding sequence ATGCGCGTCCTGTTCGTTTGCCTGGGCAACATCTGTCGCTCGCCTACCGCCGAAGGCGTGCTGCGCCATCAGTTGCAGGCCGCGGGGCTTGCCGAGCAGGTGCACGTGGCGTCCGCCGGTACCGGTGACTGGCATGTCGGCAAGGCGCCCGACAGCCGCACCTGCAAGGCCGCCCTGGCGCGGGGCTACGACCTTTCGCAGCAGCGCGCCCAGCAGGTCAATGTGGCCCACTTTGCCGAGTACGACCTGATCCTGGCCATGGACGAGAGCAACTTGAGCCATTTGCGTGCCCTGCGCCCGCAATCTGCGCCCGGCGAGCTCGACCTGTTCCTGCGCCGCTATGGCGCGAAGCTGGATGAAGTGCCAGACCCGTACTACGGCGGCGCGGAGGGTTTCGAGCAAGTCCTGGACCTGATCGAGGAAGCGTGTGAAGCGTTGGTCGTGGAAATCAAGGGGCGGTTATGA
- the murB gene encoding UDP-N-acetylmuramate dehydrogenase codes for MTALWQEHVSLKPYNTFGIDVRARHFSQVHDDDEVREALAEAHRRGVPVLVLGGGSNLLLTGDVNALVLHMASRGRRVLSDDGEHVVVEAEAGEPWHPFVQWTLAHGFCGLENLSLIPGTVGAAPMQNVGAYGVEIKNVFAGLTALDRQTGELRDFGLEECAFGYRDSLFKRNPGRWLILRVRFKLTHTLQAHLDYGPVRQRLVERGVVQPSAQAISDAICSIRREKLPDPAELGNAGSFFKNPVVSAALVERIRGQFPGVVAYLQADGQMKLAAGWLIEQAGWKGYRDGDAGVHRLQSLVLVNYGQASGAQLHDLARRIQADIHERFGVELEMEPNLY; via the coding sequence ATGACAGCGCTGTGGCAGGAGCACGTTTCGCTCAAGCCTTACAACACCTTTGGCATTGACGTCAGGGCCCGGCATTTCAGCCAGGTGCATGACGATGACGAGGTGCGTGAGGCGCTGGCCGAGGCGCACCGTCGTGGCGTGCCGGTGCTGGTCCTTGGCGGTGGCAGCAACCTGCTGTTGACCGGTGATGTCAACGCGTTGGTGCTGCACATGGCCAGCCGTGGCCGCCGCGTGCTCAGCGATGACGGTGAGCACGTTGTGGTCGAAGCCGAGGCGGGCGAGCCCTGGCACCCGTTCGTGCAGTGGACGCTGGCACACGGTTTTTGCGGGCTGGAGAACCTCAGCCTGATCCCGGGCACGGTGGGCGCTGCGCCCATGCAGAACGTGGGCGCCTATGGCGTCGAGATCAAGAACGTGTTCGCCGGCTTGACCGCGCTGGACCGCCAGACCGGCGAGCTGCGTGACTTTGGGCTGGAAGAATGCGCCTTTGGCTACCGCGACAGCCTGTTCAAGCGTAACCCTGGGCGCTGGCTGATCTTGCGCGTGCGCTTCAAGCTGACCCATACACTGCAAGCCCACCTGGACTATGGCCCCGTGCGTCAGCGCTTGGTGGAGCGGGGCGTAGTGCAGCCGAGTGCGCAGGCGATCAGTGATGCCATCTGTAGCATTCGCCGCGAGAAGTTGCCGGACCCAGCCGAGTTGGGCAATGCCGGGAGCTTTTTCAAGAACCCAGTGGTGTCTGCCGCGCTTGTCGAGCGTATACGGGGGCAGTTCCCGGGTGTCGTGGCTTATCTTCAGGCCGATGGCCAGATGAAGCTGGCGGCAGGGTGGTTGATCGAGCAGGCGGGTTGGAAGGGCTATCGCGATGGCGATGCCGGCGTGCATCGGTTGCAGTCGTTGGTGCTGGTCAATTATGGCCAGGCGAGCGGGGCGCAGCTACATGACCTGGCGCGGCGGATTCAGGCAGATATCCACGAACGATTCGGGGTTGAGCTGGAGATGGAGCCTAACCTGTACTGA
- a CDS encoding glutamine synthetase family protein, translating into MTAEGFLEGRRLQMARGVLLQCIMGGYPPAKFYGSDDGDLALVAEPAHIHRLPWSEDGRALAICDANELDGTSSALSTRGQLKAVIARYAALGLAPVVATELEFFVFAPNTDPQQPFLPPLGKDGRRELGHSAFSVSSNNGLRPFFNEVYRCMAALGLPRDTFMHEMGISQFEVNLLHGDPLLLADQTFLFKHLLKEVALKHGLTVVCMAKPLAHTPGSSMHIHQSLVDIDSGRNVFSDDQGQPTETFYHFIGGQQACMADFTALFAPNVNSYQRLCHPYASPNNACWSEDNRAAGLRIPASAPVARRVENRLPGADANPYLAIAASLAAGLHGIEQRLQPAPAIQGEFAVPEHLSLPCTLHAALERLKRSALARELFGAEFIEGYVATKTLELSDFYDEITPWERRVLAAQA; encoded by the coding sequence ATGACCGCCGAGGGCTTCCTCGAAGGCCGGCGCCTGCAGATGGCCCGCGGTGTACTGCTGCAATGCATCATGGGTGGCTACCCGCCGGCTAAGTTCTACGGCAGTGATGATGGCGACCTGGCGCTGGTGGCCGAGCCCGCTCACATTCACCGCCTGCCCTGGAGCGAAGACGGCCGGGCCTTGGCAATCTGCGATGCCAACGAACTGGATGGCACGTCTTCAGCGTTGTCCACCCGTGGTCAGCTCAAGGCGGTCATCGCTCGCTATGCGGCGTTGGGCCTGGCGCCGGTGGTGGCGACAGAGCTCGAGTTCTTTGTTTTCGCGCCTAACACCGACCCTCAGCAGCCGTTCTTGCCGCCACTGGGCAAGGATGGCCGCCGGGAGCTAGGCCATTCGGCGTTCAGTGTCAGCTCCAACAATGGCCTGCGGCCGTTCTTCAATGAGGTCTACCGCTGCATGGCGGCGCTTGGCCTGCCGCGTGACACCTTCATGCACGAGATGGGCATCAGCCAGTTCGAGGTCAACCTCTTGCACGGTGACCCACTGCTGCTGGCCGACCAGACGTTCCTGTTCAAACATCTGCTCAAGGAAGTGGCGCTCAAGCATGGGCTGACCGTGGTGTGCATGGCCAAGCCCTTGGCGCATACGCCGGGCAGTTCCATGCACATCCACCAGAGCCTGGTGGACATCGACAGCGGCCGAAATGTGTTCAGCGATGACCAGGGGCAGCCGACCGAGACCTTCTACCACTTCATCGGCGGCCAGCAGGCGTGCATGGCCGACTTCACCGCGCTGTTCGCGCCCAACGTCAATTCGTATCAGCGGCTTTGTCACCCCTACGCCTCGCCCAACAATGCCTGTTGGTCCGAGGACAACCGCGCCGCAGGGCTGCGCATCCCGGCCAGTGCGCCGGTGGCCCGGCGTGTCGAGAACCGCCTGCCGGGCGCCGACGCCAACCCTTACCTGGCCATCGCCGCCAGCCTGGCTGCCGGGCTGCATGGCATCGAGCAACGCCTGCAGCCGGCCCCGGCGATTCAGGGTGAGTTCGCTGTGCCAGAGCACCTGAGCCTGCCATGCACACTGCACGCTGCACTGGAACGGCTCAAGCGCAGTGCACTGGCGCGGGAACTGTTCGGGGCTGAGTTCATCGAAGGCTACGTCGCCACCAAGACCCTGGAACTGAGCGATTTCTACGACGAGATCACACCCTGGGAGCGGCGTGTGTTGGCGGCACAGGCCTGA